The proteins below are encoded in one region of Chrysemys picta bellii isolate R12L10 chromosome 4, ASM1138683v2, whole genome shotgun sequence:
- the LOC101940443 gene encoding sulfotransferase 1 family member D1-like isoform X1, with translation MNTGTDPGVRLPHPMAMGPAPSWPLSTAPPAPGSADKTRPASRRASPDPAEPRASTTWISEIIDMIYNDGDTEKCKRDAIYMRVPFLEFAVPGVPTGVELLRKSRARRLVKTHLPVQLLPDSFWEQDCKMIYVARNPKDVAVSYYYFYQMAKVHPDPGSWDHFLADFMAGEVSFGSWYQHVRGWWEKRREQRLLYLFYEDMKEDPRREIRKVLEFLGCPPGEGLVEAIARHTAFAQMKQNFMANYKTLPTSVMDHSISPFMRKGVTGDWKNQFTVAQNERFDADYERQMEGTDLSFRMEI, from the exons ATGAACACCGGGACGGACCCAGGCGTCCGCCTCCCGCACCCCATGGCGATGGGAccagccccctcctggccccTCTCCACAGCCCCGCCCGCTCCTGGCTCCGCCGATAAAACCCGCCCGGCCTCGCGCAGAGCTTCTCCGGACCCCGCCGAGCCCCGAGcaa GTACCACCTGGATCAGTGAGATCATCGACATGATCTACAATGATGGAGACACAGAGAAATGCAAGCGAGATGCCATCTACATGCGAGTCCCTTTCCTGGAGTTTGCTGTTCCTGGGGTCCCCACCG gggtggagctgctccggaagAGCCGCGCCCGGCGGCTGGTGAAGACCCATCTCCCGGTGCAGCTGCTGCCGGACTCGTTCTGGGAGCAGGACTGTAAG ATGATCTACGTGGCCAGGAACCCCAAGGACGTGGCCGTGTCCTACTATTACTTCTACCAGATGGCGAAGGTGCATCCGGACCCGGGCTCCTGGGACCACTTCCTGGCCGACTTCATGGCTGGCGAAG TGTCGTTCGGGTCATGGTACCAGCACGTCCGGGGCTGgtgggagaagagacgggagcaGCGACTGCTCTACCTGTTCTACGAGGACATGAAGGag GACCCCCGGCGGGAGATCCGGAAGGTGCTGGAGTTCCTGGGGTGCCCCCCGGGCGAGGGGCTGGTGGAGGCGATCGCCCGGCACACGGCCTTCGCCCAGATGAAGCAGAACTTCATGGCCAACTACAAAACCCTCCCCACCAGCGTCATGGACCACAGCATCTCGCCCTTCATGCGCAAGG GTGTGACGGGCGACTGGAAGAACCAGTTCACGGTGGCGCAGAACGAGCGATTCGATGCCGACTACGAGAGGCAAATGGAGGGAACCGACCTGAGCTTCCGGATGGAGAtctga
- the LOC101940443 gene encoding sulfotransferase 1 family member D1-like isoform X2 — MQPAEETPRPALIPIQGVPMVKYFAENWGEVEGFQAQPDDLLISTYPKSGTTWISEIIDMIYNDGDTEKCKRDAIYMRVPFLEFAVPGVPTGVELLRKSRARRLVKTHLPVQLLPDSFWEQDCKMIYVARNPKDVAVSYYYFYQMAKVHPDPGSWDHFLADFMAGEVSFGSWYQHVRGWWEKRREQRLLYLFYEDMKEDPRREIRKVLEFLGCPPGEGLVEAIARHTAFAQMKQNFMANYKTLPTSVMDHSISPFMRKGVTGDWKNQFTVAQNERFDADYERQMEGTDLSFRMEI, encoded by the exons ATGCAGCCGGCCGAGGAGACTCCGcgcccagccctgatccccatccaGGGAGTCCCTATGGTCAAATACTTCGCTGAGAactggggggaggtggagggattCCAGGCACAGCCGGACGATCTACTGATCTCCACCTACCCCAAATCCG GTACCACCTGGATCAGTGAGATCATCGACATGATCTACAATGATGGAGACACAGAGAAATGCAAGCGAGATGCCATCTACATGCGAGTCCCTTTCCTGGAGTTTGCTGTTCCTGGGGTCCCCACCG gggtggagctgctccggaagAGCCGCGCCCGGCGGCTGGTGAAGACCCATCTCCCGGTGCAGCTGCTGCCGGACTCGTTCTGGGAGCAGGACTGTAAG ATGATCTACGTGGCCAGGAACCCCAAGGACGTGGCCGTGTCCTACTATTACTTCTACCAGATGGCGAAGGTGCATCCGGACCCGGGCTCCTGGGACCACTTCCTGGCCGACTTCATGGCTGGCGAAG TGTCGTTCGGGTCATGGTACCAGCACGTCCGGGGCTGgtgggagaagagacgggagcaGCGACTGCTCTACCTGTTCTACGAGGACATGAAGGag GACCCCCGGCGGGAGATCCGGAAGGTGCTGGAGTTCCTGGGGTGCCCCCCGGGCGAGGGGCTGGTGGAGGCGATCGCCCGGCACACGGCCTTCGCCCAGATGAAGCAGAACTTCATGGCCAACTACAAAACCCTCCCCACCAGCGTCATGGACCACAGCATCTCGCCCTTCATGCGCAAGG GTGTGACGGGCGACTGGAAGAACCAGTTCACGGTGGCGCAGAACGAGCGATTCGATGCCGACTACGAGAGGCAAATGGAGGGAACCGACCTGAGCTTCCGGATGGAGAtctga
- the SLX1A gene encoding structure-specific endonuclease subunit SLX1 isoform X4 has translation MLGSVGHRPGHGGGAAGVLRRLPAVLHQPPVPGPCLRRLHRGPPAPHRAAQCRQAPRRGLEDQRARALFEWAWQHPHTSRRLSHVSRRARRETRFDFHLRVLAHMLRAAPWCRLPLTVRWLEPGYRRDFPPALQPPLHMPVAFGQVRALGRARGRGERGQEEPGPPPGQAAQAQRCALCLKRLQDADNPPLRCFHPGCPLAAHPACLAREFLREEPEQILPVEGRCPGCKNLLLWGDLIRYHQGCYGDLEEVPASSQGHWTEELQT, from the exons ATGCTGGGAAGTGTGGGGCACAG gcccGGCCATGGGGGCGGAGCCGCGGGGGTTCTTCGGCGTCTACCTGCTGTTCTGCACCAACCCCCGGTACCGGGGCCGTGTCTACGTCGGCTTCACCGTGGCCCCCCAGCGCCGCATCGGGCAGCACAATGCCGGCAAGCGCCGCGGCGGGGCCTGGAAGACCAGCGGGCGCGGGCCCTG TTTGAGTGGGCCTGGCAGCACCCGCACACTTCTCGCCGTCTCTCCCACGTGAGCCGTCGCGCCCGCCGGGAGACCCGCTTTGATTTCCACCTCCGGGTTCTGGCCCACATGCTTCGCGCGGCGCCCTGGTGCCGCCTGCCCCTCACGGTGcgctggctggagccagggtaCCGCCGGGacttcccccccgccctccagccccccctgcaCATGCCCGTGGCCTTCGGGCAGGTCCGGGCGCTGGGCCGAGCCAGGGGCCGcggggagcgggggcaggaagaacCCGGGCCTCCACCGGGGCAGGCAGCCCAGGCCCAGCGCTGCGCTCTCTGCCTGAAGAGACTCCAG GATGCGGACAACCCCCCCCTGCGCTGCTTCCACCCCGGCTGCCCCCTGGCTGCCCACCCCGCCTGCCTGGCGCGGGAGTTCCTGCGGGAGGAGCCGGAGCAGATCCTGCCCGTGGAGGGGCGCTGCCCAGG CTGCAAGAACCTGCTCCTGTGGGGCGACTTGATTCGCTACCACCAGGGTTGCTATGGTGACTTGGAAGAagtccctgcctcctcccag GGACACTGGACAGAGGAGCTGCAGACGTGA
- the SLX1A gene encoding structure-specific endonuclease subunit SLX1 isoform X2 has product MRPIGSIVGSGAAQKHQSAGVAWCLFPGWARAVAPGAEAGGPAMGAEPRGFFGVYLLFCTNPRYRGRVYVGFTVAPQRRIGQHNAGKRRGGAWKTSGRGPWEMVLIVHGFPSDVAALRFEWAWQHPHTSRRLSHVSRRARRETRFDFHLRVLAHMLRAAPWCRLPLTVRWLEPGYRRDFPPALQPPLHMPVAFGQVRALGRARGRGERGQEEPGPPPGQAAQAQRCALCLKRLQDADNPPLRCFHPGCPLAAHPACLAREFLREEPEQILPVEGRCPGCKNLLLWGDLIRYHQGCYGDLEEVPASSQGHWTEELQT; this is encoded by the exons ATGCGACCAATAGGATCCATCGTGGGAAGCGGCGCTGCCCAAAAGCACCAATCAGCGGGAGTCGCCTGGTGCCTGTTCCCGGGCTGGGCCCGGGCGGtggctccaggagctgaggctggaG gcccGGCCATGGGGGCGGAGCCGCGGGGGTTCTTCGGCGTCTACCTGCTGTTCTGCACCAACCCCCGGTACCGGGGCCGTGTCTACGTCGGCTTCACCGTGGCCCCCCAGCGCCGCATCGGGCAGCACAATGCCGGCAAGCGCCGCGGCGGGGCCTGGAAGACCAGCGGGCGCGGGCCCTG GGAGATGGTGCTGATTGTCCACGGCTTCCCCTCCGACGTGGCTGCGCTGCGG TTTGAGTGGGCCTGGCAGCACCCGCACACTTCTCGCCGTCTCTCCCACGTGAGCCGTCGCGCCCGCCGGGAGACCCGCTTTGATTTCCACCTCCGGGTTCTGGCCCACATGCTTCGCGCGGCGCCCTGGTGCCGCCTGCCCCTCACGGTGcgctggctggagccagggtaCCGCCGGGacttcccccccgccctccagccccccctgcaCATGCCCGTGGCCTTCGGGCAGGTCCGGGCGCTGGGCCGAGCCAGGGGCCGcggggagcgggggcaggaagaacCCGGGCCTCCACCGGGGCAGGCAGCCCAGGCCCAGCGCTGCGCTCTCTGCCTGAAGAGACTCCAG GATGCGGACAACCCCCCCCTGCGCTGCTTCCACCCCGGCTGCCCCCTGGCTGCCCACCCCGCCTGCCTGGCGCGGGAGTTCCTGCGGGAGGAGCCGGAGCAGATCCTGCCCGTGGAGGGGCGCTGCCCAGG CTGCAAGAACCTGCTCCTGTGGGGCGACTTGATTCGCTACCACCAGGGTTGCTATGGTGACTTGGAAGAagtccctgcctcctcccag GGACACTGGACAGAGGAGCTGCAGACGTGA
- the SLX1A gene encoding structure-specific endonuclease subunit SLX1 isoform X3 — protein sequence MGAEPRGFFGVYLLFCTNPRYRGRVYVGFTVAPQRRIGQHNAGKRRGGAWKTSGRGPWEMVLIVHGFPSDVAALRFEWAWQHPHTSRRLSHVSRRARRETRFDFHLRVLAHMLRAAPWCRLPLTVRWLEPGYRRDFPPALQPPLHMPVAFGQVRALGRARGRGERGQEEPGPPPGQAAQAQRCALCLKRLQDADNPPLRCFHPGCPLAAHPACLAREFLREEPEQILPVEGRCPGCKNLLLWGDLIRYHQGCYGDLEEVPASSQGHWTEELQT from the exons ATGGGGGCGGAGCCGCGGGGGTTCTTCGGCGTCTACCTGCTGTTCTGCACCAACCCCCGGTACCGGGGCCGTGTCTACGTCGGCTTCACCGTGGCCCCCCAGCGCCGCATCGGGCAGCACAATGCCGGCAAGCGCCGCGGCGGGGCCTGGAAGACCAGCGGGCGCGGGCCCTG GGAGATGGTGCTGATTGTCCACGGCTTCCCCTCCGACGTGGCTGCGCTGCGG TTTGAGTGGGCCTGGCAGCACCCGCACACTTCTCGCCGTCTCTCCCACGTGAGCCGTCGCGCCCGCCGGGAGACCCGCTTTGATTTCCACCTCCGGGTTCTGGCCCACATGCTTCGCGCGGCGCCCTGGTGCCGCCTGCCCCTCACGGTGcgctggctggagccagggtaCCGCCGGGacttcccccccgccctccagccccccctgcaCATGCCCGTGGCCTTCGGGCAGGTCCGGGCGCTGGGCCGAGCCAGGGGCCGcggggagcgggggcaggaagaacCCGGGCCTCCACCGGGGCAGGCAGCCCAGGCCCAGCGCTGCGCTCTCTGCCTGAAGAGACTCCAG GATGCGGACAACCCCCCCCTGCGCTGCTTCCACCCCGGCTGCCCCCTGGCTGCCCACCCCGCCTGCCTGGCGCGGGAGTTCCTGCGGGAGGAGCCGGAGCAGATCCTGCCCGTGGAGGGGCGCTGCCCAGG CTGCAAGAACCTGCTCCTGTGGGGCGACTTGATTCGCTACCACCAGGGTTGCTATGGTGACTTGGAAGAagtccctgcctcctcccag GGACACTGGACAGAGGAGCTGCAGACGTGA
- the SLX1A gene encoding structure-specific endonuclease subunit SLX1 isoform X1 translates to MLGSRWYGGTWGMLGDGGWGGPGACWEVGLASYDLSRPLSPGPAMGAEPRGFFGVYLLFCTNPRYRGRVYVGFTVAPQRRIGQHNAGKRRGGAWKTSGRGPWEMVLIVHGFPSDVAALRFEWAWQHPHTSRRLSHVSRRARRETRFDFHLRVLAHMLRAAPWCRLPLTVRWLEPGYRRDFPPALQPPLHMPVAFGQVRALGRARGRGERGQEEPGPPPGQAAQAQRCALCLKRLQDADNPPLRCFHPGCPLAAHPACLAREFLREEPEQILPVEGRCPGCKNLLLWGDLIRYHQGCYGDLEEVPASSQGHWTEELQT, encoded by the exons atGCTGGGAAGTAGGTGGTATGGGGGGACCTGGGGCATGCTgggagatgggggctgggggggacccgGGGCATGCTGGGAAGTGGGGCTGGCCAGCTATGACCTTTCCCgtcccctctccccaggcccGGCCATGGGGGCGGAGCCGCGGGGGTTCTTCGGCGTCTACCTGCTGTTCTGCACCAACCCCCGGTACCGGGGCCGTGTCTACGTCGGCTTCACCGTGGCCCCCCAGCGCCGCATCGGGCAGCACAATGCCGGCAAGCGCCGCGGCGGGGCCTGGAAGACCAGCGGGCGCGGGCCCTG GGAGATGGTGCTGATTGTCCACGGCTTCCCCTCCGACGTGGCTGCGCTGCGG TTTGAGTGGGCCTGGCAGCACCCGCACACTTCTCGCCGTCTCTCCCACGTGAGCCGTCGCGCCCGCCGGGAGACCCGCTTTGATTTCCACCTCCGGGTTCTGGCCCACATGCTTCGCGCGGCGCCCTGGTGCCGCCTGCCCCTCACGGTGcgctggctggagccagggtaCCGCCGGGacttcccccccgccctccagccccccctgcaCATGCCCGTGGCCTTCGGGCAGGTCCGGGCGCTGGGCCGAGCCAGGGGCCGcggggagcgggggcaggaagaacCCGGGCCTCCACCGGGGCAGGCAGCCCAGGCCCAGCGCTGCGCTCTCTGCCTGAAGAGACTCCAG GATGCGGACAACCCCCCCCTGCGCTGCTTCCACCCCGGCTGCCCCCTGGCTGCCCACCCCGCCTGCCTGGCGCGGGAGTTCCTGCGGGAGGAGCCGGAGCAGATCCTGCCCGTGGAGGGGCGCTGCCCAGG CTGCAAGAACCTGCTCCTGTGGGGCGACTTGATTCGCTACCACCAGGGTTGCTATGGTGACTTGGAAGAagtccctgcctcctcccag GGACACTGGACAGAGGAGCTGCAGACGTGA
- the SLX1A gene encoding structure-specific endonuclease subunit SLX1 isoform X5 has product MLGSRWYGGTWGMLGDGGWGGPGACWEVGLASYDLSRPLSPGPAMGAEPRGFFGVYLLFCTNPRYRGRVYVGFTVAPQRRIGQHNAGKRRGGAWKTSGRGPWEMVLIVHGFPSDVAALRFEWAWQHPHTSRRLSHVSRRARRETRFDFHLRVLAHMLRAAPWCRLPLTVRWLEPGYRRDFPPALQPPLHMPVAFGQVRALGRARGRGERGQEEPGPPPGQAAQAQRCALCLKRLQLQEPAPVGRLDSLPPGLLW; this is encoded by the exons atGCTGGGAAGTAGGTGGTATGGGGGGACCTGGGGCATGCTgggagatgggggctgggggggacccgGGGCATGCTGGGAAGTGGGGCTGGCCAGCTATGACCTTTCCCgtcccctctccccaggcccGGCCATGGGGGCGGAGCCGCGGGGGTTCTTCGGCGTCTACCTGCTGTTCTGCACCAACCCCCGGTACCGGGGCCGTGTCTACGTCGGCTTCACCGTGGCCCCCCAGCGCCGCATCGGGCAGCACAATGCCGGCAAGCGCCGCGGCGGGGCCTGGAAGACCAGCGGGCGCGGGCCCTG GGAGATGGTGCTGATTGTCCACGGCTTCCCCTCCGACGTGGCTGCGCTGCGG TTTGAGTGGGCCTGGCAGCACCCGCACACTTCTCGCCGTCTCTCCCACGTGAGCCGTCGCGCCCGCCGGGAGACCCGCTTTGATTTCCACCTCCGGGTTCTGGCCCACATGCTTCGCGCGGCGCCCTGGTGCCGCCTGCCCCTCACGGTGcgctggctggagccagggtaCCGCCGGGacttcccccccgccctccagccccccctgcaCATGCCCGTGGCCTTCGGGCAGGTCCGGGCGCTGGGCCGAGCCAGGGGCCGcggggagcgggggcaggaagaacCCGGGCCTCCACCGGGGCAGGCAGCCCAGGCCCAGCGCTGCGCTCTCTGCCTGAAGAGACTCCAG CTGCAAGAACCTGCTCCTGTGGGGCGACTTGATTCGCTACCACCAGGGTTGCTATGGTGA
- the BOLA2B gene encoding bolA-like protein 2 has product MEAAEPALSAETLRGRLLRGLEAEHVEVEDTTPSRCSTSFKVLVVSGRFRGKPLLQRHRLVNELLAEELKHIHAFEQRTLTPEQWEKERGGLQ; this is encoded by the exons ATGGAGGCGGCCGAGCCGGCTCTGAGCGCGGAGACCCTCCGGGGGCGGCTGCTGCGGGGGCTGGAGGCGGAGCACGTG GAAGTGGAGGACACGACCCCGAGCCGCTGCTCCACCAGCTTCAAGGTTCTGGTTGTCTCGGGCCGGTTCCGGGGGAAGCCGCTGCTCCAGCGACACCG gctggTGAACGAGCTGCTGGCCGAGGAGCTGAAGCACATTCACGCCTTCGAGCAGCGCACGCTGACCCCCGAGCAGTGGGAGAAGGAGCGGGGGGGCCTGCAGTGA